The DNA segment TTCTCTTTGTCTTTGCggtaagtgatttatttttaacttgacGGACCCAATTGGACAGGGATTCGGTTTTACTTTCACAAAAATCAACGACAGACTTTTCTTTTGTCGTGTAGCCCATGTTATAAATTTGGGCAGAAAATATTGCTGTGAGACAATATTACACACCTGAATCCGAACAGGCACAAGACACTAGAATACTGGATCACTTCACAACACGGAGACACGTCCACACTGCATCACGACGAGAAATTAATGCGGGCGTGTGACGTCATGCCGGCTTTTTATACCCGAGCGCTACAGAGGGGCCACGCTGCGTAGTTGTTCACAAAATGGCGGCTCGGTGGAGGCAACACAACGCGCAGACGTGAACAAACACGCTCAAATATACAATCAATAAAAACTGGTCCGAAACACTCATGGAACGGACAAAATATAGGGATGTTATGATAAGCATATAAAACAGTTAACTAATATAGTTTCTCCTTATGCAGCCGTAGATCTAGATATATTCGGCTTAACCATGATTACTTATATAtactttacttataaatatcaaataaataatgtacttaaCGCAGTCAAAAATATGTATCAGTtgtctatatacaatattttagaattttttttacttaatacacataataatataatataaataggaaGTTAGCAACAATAAGTACATAGATAtgctatttaaacaatattgtaaatgtaagtATACAATTTGTTAGTTGTATAAAACTGGACTATTAGGTACAATACCGCAAGGTAGATAAATGATCGTAGCTAAGCCATACGTAAAATGTTCTAACTCTCTGTTTTATCAGAATATATTTCAACGACATACGTAGATAGGTAACCTAAGaagaattatgaattaaaaaaacctGAATTTGTGCATGTATCAATGTGATGAAAATAACACATATTCAACTGTTTCTATTTAAGTGATTAacctttttatgttataaacaattattcatAGCATTTGCGTCGTAATAATACAATACTATTGATAAAAAATCACGTATCAGACCTAGCGCTTGTTTAGAACAACTTCGATAAACTCGTGGTATTTAAGTAATGTTATGCTTTGAAAAAGCATTATGGCAATTACCAAACAAGATTTCATCATTTGATAAGTATGTAAGTATTTACTATATAGTACAACACAGAGTTTTAGTGTGGTAATTTGTACTTAATTAATGAGTCTCAACTTTATTGTTTAGCAAAATAGACTACTACGTCGTAAAATATGTTCCTAAACGTTTCGGAACATGCCACATGCGCATGACGCGAGGTCATCGGCGCGCGCAGAGAGGAGACGCAGGAGGGAGGGGTAGGGCGGAAAAGTATTGATCTGAGGCCAACTCGGCGGGGGGAGTCCGTCCTAGAAAATTCCATTAACGTAGGTTTGCATTAATTTAACCTTTTAACGTATAAAAATGTTCGGTTGgctatatacttatatgtatataattcgAAATAGTAAATAGTATACTTACCTACTTTATAAGGCCTTGTCAGCCCTGTCTACAAAAATCTGTATTGaggaaacaaaaaatttaagtaaatttttgtttgcCCAGTAGGTACAGCTGTGTTTTCTCTGAATATATAATAGTACCAATAAGTCATAACATACGTTAGTAGCGCTATATTAGATATTGCAATGTTGTAAATGTATAGCTAAGTGTATGTTTGTGGATAGGTAGTTGGTATCTACTTTTATGTTTATACCTACTTTTATGTTTACGGTACTATTTCAAATAGAATAGTCAGTGGTCGCATCTAGAGCATTCACAATTACAGCCCGACGCGACGTGTTTATTTCCGTCATAACATGTGGCGGATACGAGATTAGCTCCATATCGTCAAATTCCAAACGAGAACAACTTGTGAGTTGTGACGCATGCATTctatattagaattaaaaacggggtaattaatgataattatagtatacctacttaattattaggatctaataaaaaaattgacgcTAATTTTGATTCTCTCGTTTGGAAATCGAATTCAGATCCTCGGCTGTATCATAaactaattagtaattacttacCCATTTTTTATGAGTTATAAATGCAAGAATGTTGTACCCTGATTTAGTTAAAAGATATTTGTGTCTGTAAACATcgataagataatattatttattatgtaggtaaaCCTGTGTATGGTGGATAGGCATATTTgggtaagtataaaaaacatttaaacatacAGGGTAAATAATACAgctaagtaagtacttatatattataataatttccataGGTATGGGCTAGATACCTACTTAGACAGGATGATACGTAGTTTATAAGAAACCGAGGCCAATTCATGTATTTACGTTTCAAAACAAggaaataatatctattttaatatacttacttagctTTCGGCTTTCCTTAATACACTTGTATAGAAAAAACActagaaaataatagaatacataagtacatacacatttttgtattttgtctattaaggtgcgttggggttaaatcggacgctttttcgacgtgttaaacagtcttctcgaattatttttttacaataattctataagagctatcataatgaatcattaacttagctatatgttattaaataaactaaatggtatatatttttcaataccttatatataacagttaatgttttatagggctttaaaaaagtaccatacttttagaaatgtgtgagaaagataggaccttcacaggtatagttcggactactatctaaaatcgtctatgatacagggattctaaaatccgtaaaaagagcatattctgatctagatatttatttataaacattcaaaaaattataaatttcgtaaattatttttagaagcgaactttgtttttaatatttctaggcatacgatcataccccacatgagtgacactatagatatttttaaaaatattcggaGAAATAGTACAGAtacgtgtaaataaacaataaataaaccaaattgaccattcatctgagctaaaaaaaaatacacaattactgagttcagacgttttcgtgtataaattttgataaaaacttgcaatattttacaagtgctagatagaacgatttttatccgttctttaacgacaaataattgtatgggtaaagatcggatctcagggaatatacgtgtttcgacatatttgaataaacaagtcacaagatttatttcctttatgatagtacatacctacaaaattaattgaaaacagtaaatactcaattaaaattaggtaaattcttgcatggggttaatccggatcggccagggaacgacaaaacaccgatattctgtttgttagcaccgtaaacattatttacttgacggattcactcatgtgaactagtgggatgtagggtacaagatggggtcgcaggtagtgttgtccgaaaacaaaaattataacacaattacgagttatttgatttatacgatgttatacctcctacgatcttaccccaacgcgccttaatACCTTACCtaggaatattttatattgtcataACGTGCTTcatttcgaaaatatttaaaactctaCAAATGGACCAGGGTATCGGTAGGCCAGGTAGACAGACAAAGGAAGAGCAGGTAGTAAGTATTTAACGGTTTCCCCGGGACCCAaacctttaataaaaaataacatcacaATGACGTTGCTAGTAATTCTATGACTTTTTGGGCTTAATGAGCATTAAGTGATAAGAATTTatgcttaaggtggtagctcaaggtccattttcatacattttgtttcggctttaatctgggtaactaaacaagtattggcaagtaaagaatttaaattcacgtctagttagtgattagttctcgcagttgaagaaaaatgtaaaaataattaataatcatggatatttctgcctttaaaatttcgtcatattaaattttaaaggccgaaatatccatgattattaattatttttacatttttcttcaactgcgagaactaatcactaactagacgtgaatttaaattctttactgccaatacttgtttagttacccagattaaagccgaaacaaaatgtatgaaaatggaccttgagctaccaccttaactcgTTTAGAAATCACCACgcttttatttaagtacttacttaggtgcttatattttttcattgttattatttattagtaggtATTGGAATGTGTATTTTGTTGAATTAACAATAAGTAAAGCTTACTAAACTAGGTAAAGTACACTTAATTAGATACGTAGTAACATTTACTTAAATCCCATTAACAAATTACAATGCtgcatgaaattattattattcatatttcatctatttgtgtcgactgttgtGATATTAGCAGTACACACTACGCTGACGCAAGGCGACCGTTGAGTCACATGGCATTCGTCATTGTTTGAACGATGGATAATGGAAATACTAGTCTTTCATAAAGCAATAAAGTACATTTTCCTTTAGCGCTTACAATCACGCGTCAACACAAAATGGCCGCAATGCGCCAACCGCCAACCGCCGGTTATTGTATCGCGTCACCCCTCGTTCTCACGCGACGCGGTCGATTGTAGGACAAGCTGACAGCTGCTCGCAACGGTCGCTACAAGTTTAAACGGGAATAACTTGGTCGCTCTgttgtgattattttttattttacacaaagcTTATTATTCCTCATAGGTACCTTATTAAAGTCGTAGCTCAGGTAGTTTTGAATATAGGTTGAGGAATAGATAATAATACTAAGTAGATACGTAACTATCAGAAATCGATTGATAAAGGTTCCACCGGCGCGGAGTGAATTTTCCAgaatattaatctatactattatataaagctgaagagtttgtttgtttgtttgtttgtttgaacgcgctaatctcaggaactaccggtccaaactgaaaaattctttttgcgttggatagccctttgttcgtggagtgctataggctatatatcatcacgctatacccaataggagcggggcagtaatggctaatctcaggaactaccggtccaaactgaaaaattctttttgcgttggatagccctttgttcgtggagtgctataggctatatatcatcacgctatacccaataggagcggggcagtaatggctaatctcaggaactaccggtccaaactgaaaaattctttttgcgttggatagccctttattcgtggagtgctataggctatatatcatcacgctatgaccaataggagcggagcagtaatggctaatctcaggaactaccggtttgaactgaaaaaatcgttttgtgttggatagccctttgttcgtggagagctataggctatatattatcacgctatattcaataggagcggagcagtaatggctaatctcaggaactaccgattcgaactgaaaaaatatttttgtgttgaatagtcctttgtttgtggagtgctcatagttatatatcataacgctatgaccaataggagcggagcagtaatggctaatctcaggaactaccggtttcaactgaaaaattcgttttgtgttggatagccctatatttgtggaccgctataagctatatatcatcacgctatgaccaataggagcggagcagtaatggctaatctcaggaactaccggtttgaactgaaaaaaatcttttttgtgttggatagccctttgttcctggagtgctataggctatatatcatcatgctatgaccaataggagcggagcagtaatgaaacatgttgcaaaaacggggaaaattatgagttttgagagcttccgttgcctgcgctgcgtaaacggttaaagttatgcaacaatgatgtatgacgggattgtttcacttaaaagttctaaataatataacaaagtccccgctgcatctgtctgccttaacgtgttaaactcaaaaactacctaacgtattaagatgaaatttggtatggagacagtttgagaccctgggaagaacataggctcccgggaaactactatttttataacggaaaactttagcctgaataactttataacgcgggcggagccgcgagcaaaagctattattaaTACAACCGGTTAAATTTTCTGCATAAGATATTGCGTTggtccgcaatgtctatttctgccgctaagcagcagtgtgtagtcattgttgtgttccggtttcaaggacattgtagtcagtgtaactactggacataataacacttaatatctcatgtcttaggatggcgaaataccaatggaataccaaacaatacttaatagttcaaggtgttggatggtgtttctactgtttataggcggtcgtattgattaccattaggcgaatgagaaaatttattagttacttttaaaaaacaaaacgtgataaaatgaaaattacccaatggatttcgatgaaatttgttatggagatagttttagacTCTGGAaaggacataagctactttctatctcgggaaaacATATAACGTGACTATTGTAGCGGACAACTTTATTCCAGAAAATCTTTTGTCACGCGTGTGGAGACGCGGGCAAAGTTTTATTATCagaatattagtaaaaatacgTTTCAGGTTTGCACCTAATCTTACCAACAGCCATTTCAAACCCACAAACTTTGAAACCATGAAGGTTTGCTATGAACAACTCCTTAGTGGTTTCGTTGCAAATAGCATTTATTGGtgtaagtatagataatattgaaattaatccAAGGAATGGCCGTGACCACATCTAGTGTtagatttattaaatgtttccaAATTATTATCCCATTCTTCATGCTCTTATTTCATGACTTGTGTGTGGAAggatataattttgttattacaagaagataagtacttttaaaaatgtattcagacAGATATGAACAAATAATGCCACGGCTCTAAATCCAACGCGTAGACGTTTCGgcatttaaaaacttatttttcagCAATGCATCATGAACCCCCAAAAGGAGAAAAACGAGATTTCCGAAATCATCTATTTCGGAAATCTCGTTCAAGCGACTGGTGAAGAAGTTAATAGTTGTGCTTGTACCAACCAGCCAAATATCAAATACAGATAATGGAGAATTGTTTAGCATCCAAATTCTGGTTCCGATTATAGTCGGCTAGAAATGccagaaaaaaaatgatatgtTTGTATTTGTGGGTAATGGGTATCTTCTTAAGCGTTTTATGGGAGAACATGATGATTTTCGGGCTATGAAGTTGTATGAAAAGCCCCTTCAAAGAAACTGCTATTTCAGCGCGGAGTATCGGTGTTTGAGGTACCGAGGCCGCAGGCCACAGTAAAAAttcccaaacttttttaatagtaagtaataagtGACGGTTTCGTGGATATGCAGAAAAAAATTTGGAAATATTCAAAtgccatttaaaacaaaatatatcaattgtAAAGTAACTGCATAACAATATGAtcgttgtaaaaatataatcctGGGATCTGGGAAATAAGAAAGAGGTTCTCAAACcggttgattttttaaaaatacgtataatCTAAAACTTTGTTGCGGTAGCCTAATTGGAAGAGTAACGGAATGCCATGCAGAGACAAACATCACAGGTACAAAACACAAGAAACACTTCTAAGTTTTCGAATTTAGGTACTAGTGCATTCTTTGAAATTGTTAATACTAATATCAGTATTAGCGCACGGTACATACTGATCGACTTATTATTTGAGCGTAAATACCTACGCTACGCTGTGTGATTGGGAAGTGTAACTCTAAGTTAGTAGCGTAACTTGTACGAAGGGCCAACCACCCTAGATAggcctttataataatataataacacttAATTTTACCTACTGTCATAATGTATGTACAGCCATGCTGATGTTTGTTATAGCATGAATGGGCTAACTCTACCCAGATAGTAACAAAATTTACAGAAAACCCGGCTTTTGAGTGTAGTCTTGCtgaaattattcgtaaaacCAATGTATTTGTCGGAGGTCTTACAAATACTTTCATACTCTCTATTCTCTTTCCATAAACATCAGCAATGTATTCACAATTCCTCTCGTGGTATAACCTGGCTGTACATGGGTGGTAGTATCCATCGCCATTAGGATTCAGGAGAGGTACCTGCTCGTATGCAAAacctttgttataaaataacgcACCTAAgcattactattattaaaaaataaaagatacgcggcatattttaataaaacaagtttttagtAACAAAAGCACTTTATTTTAAGATGACAACAATACTGTTACGGAAAAACAGACATGAGACCGTAAATATAGAACTAGAGATTGTAAGTAGAATTTCACTTCACCCATTATGTAGCGGCATGTGCCATGACGAAtttctgaaaacaaaaaacaaacaatattatttttttaacttattggtGTCATGGTGTCATTGTCATTGGTGTCATGGTGTAAATTAGATCGCGACCTAAAGGAAATGTCCGTTAAAAATAAGGCGTCCGAATAACTAAGGCCGGCCCTGGATGGGACGTTACAGGcgcattattgttttttcataaataatgggTCGTTAGCCAGTAAAGCATCGGCATGATCTAGTCATCAATGAACTAGCTCAATACTTATCATAgatcgacgagagatgattaactctTACCAGACCAAAAAAATTTCCTGGACTGTTTGATATACACCAGGTGATTATAGTATAGCGGTTTGCCTATAAGTGGTATTCACCTTAATAGGTTGAAGTGCGTTGGTGACTTGGACGCCGATACTTCTAAGCAGCACTACAGGTGGGAAGTCGACTGTGTACAGCCTGTGGAGGGCTTCTATCGCTAACTGTGTCGGCACGTTGTGTTTCTGCCGTTCGCTTTCGTATCTCCGCATCCAGTCAGGATGAGctgaaatacattaaaaatataaatagaaaattggGTGTTATGAATTAGGCACGAGAATATAATAGATAGAATGGTCAAATGAGAATCAAGCAAACTGTTTATGGCCACAAAATTTAGGTTTTTTAGGAAAAATCGAACGTGACGAACTGACAacagataaattataaatgttatcaaCTTTAAAAGCGTGAATTAAAACTtaggtataaatttatttcaat comes from the Manduca sexta isolate Smith_Timp_Sample1 chromosome 13, JHU_Msex_v1.0, whole genome shotgun sequence genome and includes:
- the LOC119189214 gene encoding ubiquinone biosynthesis monooxygenase COQ6, mitochondrial-like, with product DAAHRVHPLAGQGVNLGFGDIKELTELLADTVYTGFDITHPDWMRRYESERQKHNVPTQLAIEALHRLYTVDFPPVVLLRSIGVQVTNALQPIKKFVMAHAAT